One window of the Synechococcus sp. CC9311 genome contains the following:
- a CDS encoding NAD-dependent epimerase/dehydratase family protein has protein sequence MSSYSVIGCGYVGSFVAASMKNQGHYVVGTTRTSQRFAELRNVVNEPISLDLAQQDCDFSFLEDQHGLLISVAPTQNGDGYQGVFSNGIRNLARALRCRQSTHQLHVTYISSAGVYGDQQGELVTEDSPVDCLNPVNAMLVEAENVLLTIDRPDTSICVLRLGGIYGPGRDMVSMIKQAAGESIPKNGNDIPAWSGIFDITNGVSFAFNNQLVGIYNLVDDMQLSRRQLSNEICDIDGLPPVIWANENAPGARSMNAKVTNDKIKTKGFRLSSPSMLMPTLV, from the coding sequence ATGTCCTCTTACTCAGTCATTGGCTGCGGCTACGTCGGTAGCTTTGTGGCGGCAAGCATGAAAAACCAAGGGCATTACGTTGTTGGCACCACCCGCACGTCACAGCGGTTTGCTGAGTTGCGCAACGTGGTCAACGAGCCAATCAGTCTTGATCTTGCTCAGCAAGACTGCGATTTTTCTTTTCTTGAAGACCAGCATGGTTTGCTGATTAGCGTCGCACCCACGCAGAATGGAGACGGGTATCAAGGCGTTTTTTCGAATGGCATACGAAACCTTGCCCGAGCTCTGCGCTGTCGTCAGTCCACCCATCAGCTTCATGTGACCTACATCAGTTCTGCTGGGGTGTATGGAGATCAACAAGGTGAGTTGGTGACAGAAGACTCACCTGTGGATTGTTTGAATCCTGTGAATGCGATGTTGGTTGAGGCTGAAAACGTTTTGCTCACAATCGATCGTCCCGACACCTCAATCTGCGTACTGCGCCTTGGTGGTATTTATGGCCCTGGACGAGACATGGTATCCATGATCAAGCAGGCAGCTGGAGAATCGATTCCCAAAAACGGAAATGATATTCCTGCTTGGAGTGGCATTTTTGATATCACCAATGGTGTGAGTTTTGCTTTCAATAATCAGCTTGTTGGGATTTATAACCTGGTCGACGATATGCAGCTGAGTCGGCGTCAATTGTCTAATGAAATCTGCGACATTGATGGTTTGCCCCCTGTGATCTGGGCGAATGAAAATGCACCAGGTGCTAGATCAATGAATGCGAAAGTTACCAATGACAAAATCAAAACAAAAGGATTCCGCCTTAGCTCACCTTCCATGTTGATGCCCACTCTTGTTTAG
- a CDS encoding 16S rRNA (uracil(1498)-N(3))-methyltransferase, giving the protein MNIILLKKQDFINHSTTAIIRDDRLVHIRQVLNPNVGQSLKVGLLGGNCGYGIVESINSYGIILQIVLNEPAPHRHPFDIVLALPRPKMLRRILRTIAEYGVENLHLINSARVEKSFWQSPLLTPEKIHDALIVGMERSKDTLMTNVKLHRRFRPFVEDQLPEICVNRTCWLTDMKATQSIVDIESSSKPAVVMIGPEGGFVPFEIELAETKIARSVHLGGRTLSVDTAVTTVLAQALPKSRHQ; this is encoded by the coding sequence ATGAATATTATTCTCCTCAAAAAACAAGATTTTATCAATCACTCAACCACTGCAATAATTCGTGATGATCGCTTAGTTCATATCCGACAAGTCTTGAATCCGAATGTGGGGCAATCATTAAAAGTTGGTCTTTTAGGCGGCAACTGTGGTTATGGCATCGTGGAATCGATCAATTCATACGGGATAATCCTTCAGATAGTCCTAAACGAACCAGCACCACATAGACATCCATTTGACATCGTACTTGCATTACCACGACCCAAGATGCTGCGACGTATTTTACGAACAATTGCTGAATACGGAGTAGAAAACTTACATTTAATCAATAGCGCGAGGGTAGAAAAAAGCTTCTGGCAGAGCCCACTCTTGACACCGGAGAAAATTCACGATGCACTGATTGTAGGCATGGAACGCTCCAAGGATACATTAATGACAAATGTTAAATTGCACCGACGGTTTAGACCTTTTGTAGAAGATCAATTGCCTGAGATATGTGTAAATCGTACTTGCTGGCTTACAGATATGAAAGCAACTCAATCAATTGTTGATATTGAGAGCTCCTCAAAACCTGCCGTCGTCATGATTGGGCCTGAAGGTGGGTTCGTACCCTTTGAAATTGAGTTAGCAGAAACAAAAATTGCACGGTCTGTCCATCTAGGAGGAAGAACTCTTAGCGTAGATACCGCAGTAACAACAGTGTTAGCTCAAGCCTTACCGAAAAGTAGACACCAATAA
- a CDS encoding J domain-containing protein: protein MGFDPRRWSSAAEPHRRQTVTSNVDALLAENDSLRREVRQLKKQIDLLRQRQWTPSQSRYQKRSQAESHEREPKSSSVSSDQVERWGEALSRQQGWSELRLKDLENLIDVFNRESFHSHLNLKDRLDRLMPGLGTDLVAAIPKPMTKKKYAVLASFALYGIRSREWLDEDPQRVVFELKNRQQSSRQRRRTRSDQRASDRSSQAYGNGNNPSEFSIREALDVLGLKRGASQDAIKKSYRRLVKNHHPDIGGSADEFRRINEAYQFLLLHV from the coding sequence ATGGGGTTTGACCCTCGGCGTTGGTCGTCAGCGGCTGAACCGCATCGTCGTCAGACCGTTACAAGCAATGTTGATGCACTCTTGGCTGAAAACGACAGTCTTCGCAGAGAGGTACGGCAGCTCAAGAAGCAGATTGATTTGCTACGTCAGCGTCAGTGGACGCCTTCACAGTCAAGATATCAAAAGCGTTCTCAAGCGGAAAGCCATGAACGTGAACCAAAATCTTCATCTGTCTCCTCTGATCAGGTTGAACGTTGGGGCGAAGCGCTTTCACGCCAGCAAGGCTGGAGTGAGCTTCGCCTCAAGGACCTTGAAAACCTCATCGATGTCTTCAATCGCGAGAGTTTTCACTCTCACCTGAATCTCAAAGATCGTTTGGATCGGCTGATGCCTGGTTTAGGTACTGACTTGGTGGCTGCGATACCGAAACCGATGACCAAAAAAAAATATGCTGTGCTTGCTTCTTTTGCTTTGTATGGCATTAGATCTCGTGAGTGGCTGGATGAAGACCCGCAACGGGTTGTTTTTGAATTAAAAAATCGTCAACAGAGTTCGCGCCAACGTCGTAGAACTAGATCTGATCAGAGGGCCTCTGACCGAAGCTCTCAGGCTTACGGGAACGGCAACAATCCATCAGAGTTTTCGATTCGTGAGGCACTCGATGTTTTAGGACTTAAGCGGGGTGCATCGCAAGACGCAATTAAGAAGTCTTATCGTCGTTTGGTGAAAAACCATCACCCTGATATAGGCGGTTCTGCTGACGAATTTCGTAGAATCAATGAAGCTTATCAGTTCCTGCTGCTTCATGTTTAG
- a CDS encoding SDR family oxidoreductase — translation MATFLVTGANRGIGLEFCRQLQARHDHVIAVCRQASPELEAMGVEIQSDIELTSETSIADLVRNLMNRQLDGVILNAGILQSMGLEELDSEGIKRQFEVNALAPLLLAKSLIGQMPYGAKLALITSRMGSIDDNTSGGSYGYRMSKVALNIAGRSLSIDLKPRGIAVAILHPGLVSTRMINFNPNGISTKTAVLGLLARIDDLELETSGTFWHSNGQKLPW, via the coding sequence TTGGCCACCTTTCTTGTCACAGGCGCAAACAGGGGCATCGGACTTGAGTTCTGCCGTCAATTGCAAGCTCGTCATGATCATGTGATTGCGGTATGCCGCCAAGCCTCTCCAGAGCTTGAGGCCATGGGTGTGGAAATTCAGTCGGACATCGAACTCACCAGTGAGACCTCTATCGCTGACCTAGTTCGGAACCTGATGAATCGGCAGTTGGATGGAGTCATTCTGAATGCAGGGATTCTGCAATCAATGGGGCTCGAGGAACTGGATAGCGAAGGAATTAAACGTCAATTCGAGGTCAATGCGTTAGCCCCGTTGTTGTTGGCAAAATCATTGATCGGACAGATGCCTTACGGGGCGAAGCTGGCCCTGATCACCAGTCGAATGGGATCTATCGACGACAACACTTCGGGTGGCTCATATGGCTACCGGATGTCAAAAGTGGCACTGAACATCGCTGGACGATCATTATCAATCGATTTGAAACCACGCGGAATTGCAGTAGCCATTCTCCATCCTGGGCTCGTCAGCACGCGAATGATCAATTTCAACCCTAATGGCATCAGCACAAAAACAGCAGTTCTAGGTCTTCTGGCAAGGATTGATGACCTTGAATTAGAAACCAGCGGGACGTTTTGGCACTCCAATGGTCAAAAGCTTCCATGGTGA